Proteins co-encoded in one Sebastes umbrosus isolate fSebUmb1 chromosome 20, fSebUmb1.pri, whole genome shotgun sequence genomic window:
- the dnajb12b gene encoding dnaJ homolog subfamily B member 12b: protein MEVNRDEAERCIDIATAALTNEQPDKAQRFLEKAQRLFPTEKARVLLELIAKNGFTPRQGGHFGGVSGPRQRQNNSEDTRPEDKPSDTPKSYSADQLEAVRRIKQCKDYYEILGVQADAPEDELKRSYRKLALKFHPDKNHAPGATEAFKAIGNAYAVLSNANKRQQYDQCGEERRHPSSQGPENENFEPDISPEDLFNMFFGGGYPSSNANVYTNGRMRYQRPQRREQQRDGGLALFVQVMPILILVIVSALSQIMVNNPAYSLSFRPSAGYTQKRLTQNLKVPYYVGEQFSREFSGLNLKNLERTVEDDYISNLRNNCWKEKQQKEGMLYRARYFGDNDLYQRAQRARTPSCAKLSEITASLHD, encoded by the exons ATGGAGGTAAACAGGGACGAAGCGGAGCGCTGCATCGACATCGCTACTGCGGCGTTAACCAACGAGCAGCCGGACAAAGCGCAGAGGTTCCTGGAGAAGGCGCAGAGACTCTTCCCGACGGAGAAAGCGAGAG TGCTGCTGGAGCTGATAGCAAAGAATGGATTTACACCGAGACAAGGCGGCCACTTCGGTGGGGTCTCTGGACCTCGACAGCGGCAGAACAACAGCGAAGACACCAGACCTGAAGATAAGCCTTCAGATACCCCAAAATCCTACTCAGCAGACCAGCTAGAGGCTGTGAGGAG GATAAAACAATGTAAAGACTACTATGAAATTCTCGGGGTCCAGGCAGACGCCCCTGAGGACGAACTCAAAAGATCTTATAGGAAACTTGCTTTGAAATTCCATCCAGACAAGAATCACGCTCCAGGTGCTACAGAGGCGTTTAAAG CTATTGGGAACGCGTATGCTGTTCTGAGTAATGCCAACAAAAGACAACAGTATGATCAATGcggagaagagaggaggcatCCGTCGAGTCAGGGCCCAGAAAATGAAAACTTCGAGCCAGATATTTCACCTGAAGACCTCTTTAACATGTTCTTTGGAGGAGGATACCCGTCAA GTAATGCTAATGTGTACACTAACGGGCGGATGCGTTACCAAAGGCCACAGAGAAGAGAGCAACAGCGGGAT GGAGGCCTTGCTCTCTTCGTGCAGGTCATGCCCATCCTCATCCTGGTTATCGTGTCGGCCCTCAGTCAGATCATGGTCAACAACCCGGCCTACAGCCTCAGCTTCAGGCC GTCAGCAGGTTACACACAGAAGAGGCTGACACAGAACCTGAAGGTGCCGTATTATGTGGGGGAGCAGTTCTCTAGGGAGTTCAGCGGACTGAATCTGAAGAACTTGGAGCGGACGGTGGAGGACGATTATATTTCCAACCTTCGTAACAATTGCTGGAAGGAGAAACAACAGA AGGAAGGCATGCTTTACAGAGCTCGCTATTTCGGAGACAATGATCTGTACCAAAGAGCACAGAGGGCTCGCACGCCGAGCTGCGCCAAGCTGTCCGAGATCACAGCTTCGTTACACGATTGA
- the scd gene encoding acyl-CoA desaturase, which produces MRTAADLTLTLSLSSFTGLLSGENTHQLSPSFSLHVCCSFLSITSQPAATMTEAEALLEKKQQLQRNKSSNGHVLAETSRIEDVFDHTYKEKEGPKPPSIIVWKNVFMMTLLHIGALYSVFLIPSASPLTLLWSVLCFLISALGVTAGAHRLWSHRSYKASLPLKIFLGFANSMAFQNDIFEWARDHRVHHKYSETDADPHNAVRGFFFAHIGWLMLRKHPDVLEKGRKLELKDLMADKVVMFQRKYYKPSVLLMCFFVPMFVPWYLWGESLWVAYFVPALLRYTLVLNATWLVNSAAHMWGNRPYDKNINPRENKFVTFSAIGEGFHNYHHTFPFDYATSEFGCKLNITTCFIDVMCYFGLATDRKRVSHELVQARLQRTGDGSHRSG; this is translated from the exons ATGCGTACTGCTGCGGATCtaactctcactctctctctctcttcttttactGGCTTACTTTCAGGTGAAAACACTCACCAGCTTTCACCCTCCTTTTCTCTACACGTCTGCTGCTCTTTTTTG AGCAtcaccagccagccagcagccaCGATGACAGAGGCGGAGGCGTTGTtggagaagaagcagcagctgcagcgcaATAAGTCGAGCAATGGACATGTTCTTGCAGAGACATCCAGAATAGAAGATGTGTTTGATCACACATACAAAGAGAAAGAAGGCCCCAAACCTCCCTCAATCATCGTCTGGAAAAATGTCTTCATGATGACTCTATTGCATATAGGTGCTCTGTACAGCGTGTTCCTCATCCCTTCAGCATCTCCTTTGACCTTGCTCTGGT ctgtactttgtttttTGATAAGTGCTTTAGGAGTAACTGCAGGAGCTCATCGCCTGTGGAGTCACAGATCCTACAAGGCCTCATTACCTCTAAAGATCTTTCTCGGCTTTGCTAACTCCATGGCGTTTCAG AATGATATCTTTGAGTGGGCTCGAGACCACAGGGTTCACCACAAATATTCCGAGACAGACGCTGACCCTCACAACGCCGTGCGGGGCTTCTTCTTCGCTCACATCGGCTGGCTGATGCTGCGCAAACACCCCGACGTCCTCGAGAAAGGACGCAAGCTGGAACTAAAGGACCTGATGGCCGACAAAGTTGTGATGTTTCAAAGGAA GTATTACAAGCCGTCTGTGCTGCTCATGTGCTTCTTCGTCCCCATGTTTGTGCCTTGGTACCTGTGGGGGGAGTCTCTGTGGGTGGCCTACTTCGTCCCGGCCCTGCTGAGGTACACCCTGGTGCTGAATGCCACCTGGCTGGTCAACAGCGCGGCCCACATGTGGGGGAACAGGCCCTACGACAAGAACATCAACCCCAGGGAGAACAAGTTTGTCACGTTCAGCGCTATAG GTGAGGGATTCCACAACTATCACCACACGTTCCCCTTTGACTATGCAACCAGCGAGTTTGGCTGCAAGTTGAACATTACCACTTGTTTCATCGACGTCATGTGCTACTTTGGCCTGGCCACGGACCGCAAGAGGGTGTCCCACGAGCTGGTCCAGGCC
- the ddit4 gene encoding DNA damage-inducible transcript 4 protein, whose amino-acid sequence MILLNPAAIMPALSAPTDTISSSSSPSSPVDTSPRRMSWGKLVQRLADFSTSANNSSIESGSNNGSRSDLSDSGSDAGDLSPCNEDLFYDPMEETILKEVVDLIAGSLKEAKDSDCALRCTKLLIPEKLLEHIGQELLHLAASEPCGLRGALIDLCVEQGANSYESMAQLSVDPCLVPTFQLTLVLRLESGGLWPKIQGLFSTKSPSTPVVRQAIKLSTGFRVIKKKLYCSEELLIEEC is encoded by the exons ATGATCCTGTTGAATCCTGCAGCCATCATGCCTGCTCTTTCTGCACCCACTGAtaccatcagcagcagcagctcaccttcTTCTCCAGTGGACACCAGTCCCAGGAGGATGTCCTGGGGTAAACTGGTGCAAAGATTGGCTGATTTCAGCACATctgcaaacaacagcagcatAGAATCTGGGTCCAACAATGGCAGCAGGAGTGATCTCTCAGACTCAG GGTCAGACGCCGGTGACCTGTCTCCTTGTAATGAAGACCTGTTCTATGACCCAATGGAGGAGACCATCCTGAAAGAAGTAGTGGACCTGATTGCAGGGAGTTTGAAAGAAGCCAAAGACTCAGACTGCGCTTTGCGATGCACCAAACTGCTCATCCCCGAGAAACTTCTGGAGCACATCGGACAGGAGCTCCTTCACCTGGCAGCTAGCGAGCCCTGCGGCTTACGAGGGGCCCTCATTGACCTTTGCGTGGAGCAAGGGGCCAACTCCTACGAGAGCATGGCACAGCTCTCCGTGGACCCCTGCCTTGTCCCCACCTTCCAGCTGACTCTGGTGTTGAGGCTGGAATCTGGCGGGCTGTGGCCCAAGATCCAAGGACTTTTTAGCACAAAGTCTCCCTCCACTCCAGTAGTGAGACAAGCTATTAAACTAAGCACTGGTTTCCGAGTGATCAAGAAGAAACTGTATTGTTCCGAGGAACTGCTCATTGAGGAATGTTGA